A region from the Pseudonocardia petroleophila genome encodes:
- a CDS encoding phenylacetate--CoA ligase family protein, with the protein MGSTAGPRGFPRFWDEERETLAPAERDRLILARMQHQLHHVYADLPFYRRHYDAHGFHPDQVRTIEDFTTKVPVITKKMLVADQREHPPFGSYSRPVPPGEIARIHGSSGTSGVPTMYAVSRTDWERAGEVHAMAQWCAGVRPDDVVQVGFPFGLFFGGWGVVQGAERIGATLFPLGITDSERHLELIDRLGSTIFSATPSYCIHLLSVAEKMGIDLRGNTVRHLLVGGEPGGSLPGTRKIIEDGWGATAADAGSTSEMYPFQTSVGCTEGTGTHLYTDEVFTEVVDAADPNAPIPVGRRGAVVYTHLWRDSQPMIRFAPGDETYLDTDPCPCGRTYPRLPEGILGRLDDMLVVRGANVFPSAIETGLRTVAELGPEFRIRVTRVGALDELTVQAELGHAAVAELDALAPADAGARRAELARRTEDALRRAVAIRVPVELLAPGTLPETTFKARRVVDERPRG; encoded by the coding sequence ATGGGCAGCACGGCAGGGCCGCGGGGCTTCCCCCGCTTCTGGGACGAGGAGCGCGAGACCCTCGCGCCCGCGGAGCGCGACCGCCTGATCCTGGCGCGGATGCAGCACCAGCTGCACCACGTCTACGCGGACCTGCCGTTCTACCGCCGGCACTACGACGCGCACGGGTTCCATCCCGACCAGGTGCGCACGATCGAGGACTTCACCACGAAGGTCCCGGTGATCACGAAGAAGATGCTCGTCGCCGACCAGCGCGAGCACCCGCCGTTCGGCAGCTACAGCCGTCCGGTGCCGCCCGGGGAGATCGCCCGCATCCACGGGTCGTCGGGCACCTCGGGCGTGCCGACGATGTACGCGGTGTCGCGCACCGACTGGGAGCGCGCGGGCGAGGTCCACGCGATGGCGCAGTGGTGCGCGGGCGTGCGGCCCGACGACGTCGTGCAGGTCGGGTTCCCGTTCGGCCTGTTCTTCGGCGGCTGGGGCGTGGTGCAGGGGGCGGAGCGCATCGGCGCCACGCTGTTCCCGCTCGGCATCACCGACTCCGAGCGGCACCTGGAGCTGATCGACCGGCTGGGGTCGACGATCTTCAGCGCCACCCCGTCCTACTGCATCCACCTGCTGTCGGTGGCCGAGAAGATGGGCATCGACCTGCGGGGCAACACCGTGCGGCACCTGCTCGTCGGCGGGGAACCCGGCGGGAGCCTGCCGGGCACCCGGAAGATCATCGAGGACGGCTGGGGCGCCACCGCGGCCGACGCCGGCTCGACGTCGGAGATGTACCCGTTCCAGACCAGCGTCGGCTGCACCGAGGGCACCGGCACGCACCTCTACACCGACGAGGTGTTCACCGAGGTCGTCGACGCGGCCGACCCCAACGCGCCGATCCCGGTCGGGCGGCGCGGCGCCGTCGTCTACACGCACCTGTGGCGCGACTCCCAGCCGATGATCCGGTTCGCCCCCGGCGACGAGACCTACCTCGACACCGACCCGTGCCCGTGCGGGCGGACCTACCCGCGCCTGCCCGAGGGCATCCTCGGGCGGCTCGACGACATGCTCGTCGTCCGCGGGGCCAACGTGTTCCCCAGCGCCATCGAGACCGGTCTGCGCACCGTCGCCGAGCTGGGGCCCGAGTTCCGCATCCGGGTGACCCGGGTCGGGGCCCTCGACGAGCTGACCGTCCAGGCCGAGCTGGGGCACGCCGCCGTCGCGGAGCTCGACGCCCTCGCCCCCGCCGACGCCGGGGCGCGCCGCGCCGAGCTCGCCCGCCGCACCGAGGACGCGCTGCGGCGCGCGGTCGCGATCCGGGTGCCGGTGGAGCTGCTCGCACCCGGGACGCTGCCGGAGACGACGTTCAAGGCCCGCCGCGTCGTCGACG
- a CDS encoding cytochrome P450, with protein MSASIDLTHADLLGDDAVRDPYPLLAALREHDPVHWSPRYRSWFVTRFDDVSDALRDPRFSSDRISPYRRAKLDGPDADPAVRAAFGVLEDWMVFKDPPDHTRLRKLLSRAFTPRAVDRVRARITEVTDELLDAALAGGTGRTDLIGDFAYPLTAAVIAEVLGVPRRDHPRFKDWSDQITGLVFGGMGDPNRHTAGAHGMAELTEYLTGLVRDHEREPADDLLSALISARDDDDALSQDEVISTGVLLLFAGHETTTNLIGSGLLALLRDPGQRALLAADPGLVGGAVEELMRFDGPAKTVARLMADDVELRGRTLRRGERVFLCPSSANRDPAVFEDPDRLDITRRHGRQLGFGVGMHYCLGAPLARLEASVAIPRALDRLPGLRPAEDELRWHPVLLSRGMLRFPVEFDRP; from the coding sequence GTGAGCGCGTCGATCGACCTCACCCACGCGGACCTGCTCGGCGACGACGCCGTCCGCGACCCCTACCCGCTGCTGGCCGCCCTGCGCGAGCACGACCCCGTGCACTGGAGCCCGCGGTACCGCTCCTGGTTCGTCACCCGCTTCGACGACGTGTCCGACGCGCTGCGCGACCCCCGGTTCTCCTCCGACCGCATCTCCCCCTACCGCCGGGCCAAGCTCGACGGCCCCGACGCCGACCCGGCGGTCCGCGCCGCGTTCGGCGTCCTCGAGGACTGGATGGTGTTCAAGGACCCGCCCGACCACACCCGGCTGCGCAAGCTGCTCAGCCGCGCGTTCACCCCCCGCGCGGTCGACCGGGTCCGGGCGCGGATCACCGAGGTCACCGACGAGCTGCTCGACGCGGCACTGGCCGGCGGCACCGGCCGGACCGACCTGATCGGCGACTTCGCCTACCCGCTCACCGCGGCCGTCATCGCGGAGGTGCTCGGCGTGCCGCGCCGCGACCACCCCCGGTTCAAGGACTGGTCCGACCAGATCACCGGGCTGGTGTTCGGCGGGATGGGCGACCCGAACCGGCACACGGCGGGCGCGCACGGCATGGCGGAGCTGACCGAGTACCTCACCGGCCTGGTCCGCGACCACGAGCGCGAACCGGCCGACGACCTGCTGTCCGCGCTGATCAGCGCCCGCGACGACGACGACGCCCTGAGCCAGGACGAGGTGATCTCCACCGGCGTGCTGCTGCTGTTCGCCGGCCACGAGACCACGACGAACCTGATCGGCAGCGGGCTGCTGGCCCTGCTGCGCGACCCCGGCCAGCGCGCGCTGCTCGCGGCCGACCCGGGGCTCGTCGGGGGCGCGGTCGAGGAGCTGATGCGCTTCGACGGGCCGGCCAAGACCGTCGCCCGGCTGATGGCCGACGACGTCGAGCTGCGCGGGCGCACGCTGCGCCGCGGTGAGCGGGTCTTCCTGTGCCCGTCCTCGGCCAACCGGGACCCGGCCGTCTTCGAGGACCCGGACCGCCTCGACATCACCCGGCGCCACGGCCGCCAGCTGGGCTTCGGCGTCGGGATGCACTACTGCCTCGGCGCCCCGCTGGCCCGGCTGGAGGCCTCCGTCGCCATCCCGCGGGCGCTGGACCGGCTGCCCGGGCTGCGCCCGGCCGAGGACGAGCTGCGCTGGCACCCGGTGCTGCTCTCGCGGGGGATGCTGCGCTTCCCCGTGGAGTTCGACCGGCCCTGA
- a CDS encoding SDR family NAD(P)-dependent oxidoreductase — protein sequence MNRLDGRVAVITGGVQGIGRAVALRCAAEGAAVVIGDLQDDDSTAREITAAGGRAVHITMDVRQRGDWKRLVDEAVGGFGGLHLLGNIAGVTNTLGPDNVVDLDDAGWDHVIGTDLRGVWLGMQAAIPRMLDGGGGSIVNIGSMAALKGLENLAAYSAAKGGVVSLTQQVAMEYSPRGIRVNCICPGTIDTPILAGITESMRENFVAAHMIPRLGRAEDIAAAAAFLFSDDASFCTGQAMPVDGGWNAKGSAG from the coding sequence ATGAACAGGCTCGACGGCAGGGTCGCCGTCATCACCGGCGGCGTGCAGGGCATCGGTCGGGCGGTCGCGCTGCGGTGCGCCGCCGAGGGCGCCGCGGTCGTGATCGGCGACCTGCAGGACGACGACTCGACGGCGCGGGAGATCACCGCCGCCGGGGGCCGCGCCGTCCACATCACGATGGACGTGCGGCAGCGCGGCGACTGGAAGCGGCTCGTCGACGAGGCCGTCGGCGGGTTCGGCGGCCTGCACCTGCTCGGCAACATCGCCGGGGTCACCAACACGCTCGGCCCCGACAACGTCGTCGACCTCGACGACGCGGGCTGGGACCACGTCATCGGCACCGACCTCAGGGGCGTCTGGCTGGGCATGCAGGCCGCGATCCCGCGGATGCTCGACGGCGGCGGGGGCAGCATCGTCAACATCGGCTCGATGGCGGCGCTCAAGGGGCTGGAGAACCTGGCCGCCTACTCCGCGGCCAAGGGCGGGGTCGTCAGCCTCACCCAGCAGGTGGCGATGGAGTACAGCCCGCGCGGGATCCGGGTGAACTGCATCTGCCCCGGCACCATCGACACCCCGATCCTCGCGGGCATCACCGAGAGCATGCGCGAGAACTTCGTGGCGGCGCACATGATCCCGCGCCTGGGCCGGGCGGAGGACATCGCGGCGGCGGCCGCGTTCCTGTTCTCCGACGACGCCAGCTTCTGCACGGGGCAGGCCATGCCGGTCGACGGCGGCTGGAACGCCAAGGGGAGTGCCGGCTGA
- a CDS encoding thiolase family protein — protein MSAVAVHGVGTSHFGRQPGRDLVGLAFDAVHEALADAGVDGVDAVWVGTVFGPAGVAQRVLRAMGVTGIPIVTVENACASGTTAFAEAHEAVRTGRYGRVLALGLEQMSTAFAGAITPEPTDPEGRSGLALPALYAMAAARYLHLGAVTPEQLAAVSVKNHAHALHNPRAQYSGRHTVEEVLASRMVADPLTLLQCCPTSDGAAAAVLAPATGGSREVAVRGVAMRSGAPWNHASPHVWGHDVVRDTAADAFAAAGLTGPSDVDVLEVHDAFTIGEIVTTEALGLAPPGGGGEAAAAGVTALGGAHPVNPSGGLLSRGHPLGATGLAQLAEITWQLRGEAAGRQVDGARIGVVETMGGGVSVLDGNACVVAVLEAP, from the coding sequence GTGAGCGCGGTGGCCGTGCACGGGGTCGGCACCTCCCACTTCGGCCGCCAGCCCGGGCGCGATCTCGTCGGCCTCGCGTTCGACGCGGTGCACGAGGCCCTCGCCGACGCCGGCGTCGACGGCGTCGACGCGGTGTGGGTCGGCACCGTCTTCGGTCCCGCCGGGGTGGCGCAGCGGGTGCTGCGGGCCATGGGCGTCACCGGCATCCCGATCGTCACGGTCGAGAACGCCTGCGCCAGCGGGACCACCGCGTTCGCCGAGGCGCACGAGGCGGTCCGCACCGGCCGGTACGGCCGCGTCCTCGCGCTGGGCCTCGAGCAGATGAGCACGGCGTTCGCCGGGGCCATCACCCCCGAGCCCACCGACCCCGAGGGCCGTTCGGGGCTCGCCCTGCCCGCCCTCTACGCCATGGCCGCGGCCCGCTACCTGCACCTCGGCGCCGTGACGCCCGAGCAGCTCGCGGCGGTGTCGGTGAAGAACCACGCGCACGCCCTGCACAACCCGCGCGCCCAGTACTCCGGCCGCCACACCGTCGAGGAGGTGCTGGCCTCGCGCATGGTCGCCGACCCGCTCACCCTCCTGCAGTGCTGCCCGACCTCCGACGGCGCCGCGGCCGCCGTGCTCGCGCCCGCCACCGGCGGCTCGCGCGAGGTGGCCGTCCGCGGGGTCGCGATGCGCAGCGGCGCGCCGTGGAACCACGCCTCGCCGCACGTGTGGGGCCACGACGTCGTCCGCGACACCGCCGCCGACGCGTTCGCCGCTGCGGGCCTGACCGGACCGTCCGACGTCGACGTCCTGGAGGTGCACGACGCCTTCACCATCGGCGAGATCGTCACGACCGAGGCGCTGGGCCTGGCGCCTCCGGGCGGCGGCGGCGAGGCCGCGGCGGCCGGCGTGACGGCGCTCGGCGGGGCGCACCCGGTGAACCCGTCCGGCGGCCTGCTCTCCCGCGGCCACCCGCTCGGGGCCACCGGCCTGGCCCAGCTCGCCGAGATCACCTGGCAGCTGCGCGGCGAGGCCGCCGGCCGCCAGGTCGACGGCGCCCGCATCGGCGTCGTCGAGACCATGGGCGGCGGCGTGTCGGTGCTCGACGGCAACGCCTGCGTCGTCGCCGTGCTGGAGGCACCGTGA
- a CDS encoding SDR family NAD(P)-dependent oxidoreductase, producing MDDLSGQTAFVTGAGSGIGKGIAAALLERGANVVSLEIEPANIEAAGEELGGGDRLAWHEGSVAVAADVEAAFALAAERFGTVHHLVNNAGTASLSLVVDTSEDDWDLIVDTCLKGTFLCTRAFARQAIAAGSGGAIVNIASLNAVAATDGLGHYCAAKAGIMQFTQVCAGELGRHGIRANSIGPGTVNTPLGAGFTVGRIGQEFLDRTLVAPPRHQEPSDIADVALFLLSPAAGRITGHFVPVDGGQHVRGLHSYWDVAEAQGLVARP from the coding sequence ATGGACGACCTGTCGGGGCAGACGGCGTTCGTCACCGGGGCGGGCAGCGGGATCGGCAAGGGGATCGCGGCGGCGCTGCTGGAGCGCGGCGCCAACGTCGTCTCGCTGGAGATCGAGCCCGCCAACATCGAGGCGGCGGGCGAGGAGCTCGGCGGGGGTGACCGGCTGGCCTGGCACGAGGGGTCGGTCGCGGTCGCCGCCGACGTGGAGGCGGCCTTCGCGCTCGCCGCCGAGCGCTTCGGCACGGTGCACCACCTCGTCAACAACGCGGGCACGGCGTCGCTGTCGCTGGTCGTCGACACGTCCGAGGACGACTGGGACCTCATCGTCGACACCTGCCTCAAGGGCACGTTCCTGTGCACGAGGGCGTTCGCGCGGCAGGCCATCGCCGCGGGGTCGGGCGGCGCGATCGTCAACATCGCCTCGCTCAACGCCGTCGCGGCCACCGACGGCCTGGGCCACTACTGCGCGGCCAAGGCCGGGATCATGCAGTTCACCCAGGTCTGTGCGGGTGAGCTGGGCCGCCACGGCATCCGGGCCAACTCGATCGGGCCGGGCACCGTCAACACCCCGCTGGGCGCCGGCTTCACCGTCGGGCGGATCGGGCAGGAGTTCCTGGACCGCACGCTGGTCGCGCCGCCGCGGCACCAGGAGCCCTCCGACATCGCCGACGTCGCGCTGTTCCTGCTCTCGCCCGCCGCCGGGCGGATCACGGGACACTTCGTGCCCGTCGACGGCGGGCAGCACGTGCGGGGGCTGCACTCCTACTGGGACGTGGCCGAGGCGCAGGGCCTCGTCGCCCGCCCCTGA
- a CDS encoding LLM class flavin-dependent oxidoreductase produces MKFGFFTMPEHPPIENWTLSYDRDIAAIVEAERLGFSEFWIGEHHTGGYENVPVPEYMIAKASAVTSRIRLGTGVVNLPYQDPFMVAERLAFLDHLTHGRLEYGFGGGGLPTDKALFGLEPSEAAPRTNEALEIIWQLLTSDDPVTYEGVYWKYENRQLQVGPYQDVPPFAIAGLTGLHNYAKCGANGWKPLSVHFAPIDNGTYDLAPDLVGMGRAMLEAGAASGIDPAVTRENWRVVREVYVTDDKNQAMRDIREGVKRSYDYLFGLGLGALMKKGEGMEDPDLTFEWMVDNIPWIIGSPDDCIRQVKELEEATGGFGTLLINCRDWVTTDKWNRSLELFARYVTPQFTARERMARRQHMANVALGIA; encoded by the coding sequence ATGAAGTTCGGCTTTTTCACCATGCCGGAGCACCCGCCGATCGAGAACTGGACGCTGTCCTACGATCGCGACATCGCGGCGATCGTGGAGGCCGAGCGGCTCGGGTTCTCGGAGTTCTGGATCGGTGAGCACCACACGGGCGGTTACGAGAACGTGCCCGTCCCGGAGTACATGATCGCCAAGGCCTCCGCCGTGACGAGCCGGATCCGGCTGGGCACCGGCGTGGTCAACCTGCCCTACCAGGACCCGTTCATGGTGGCGGAGCGCCTCGCGTTCCTCGACCACCTCACCCACGGCCGCCTGGAGTACGGGTTCGGCGGCGGTGGGCTGCCCACCGACAAGGCGCTCTTCGGCCTGGAGCCCTCCGAGGCCGCGCCGCGCACCAACGAGGCGCTGGAGATCATCTGGCAGCTCCTGACGTCCGACGACCCGGTCACCTACGAGGGCGTGTACTGGAAGTACGAGAACCGCCAGCTCCAGGTCGGGCCGTACCAGGACGTCCCGCCGTTCGCGATCGCCGGCCTGACGGGCCTGCACAACTACGCCAAGTGCGGCGCCAACGGCTGGAAGCCGCTGAGCGTGCACTTCGCCCCCATCGACAACGGCACCTACGACCTCGCCCCCGACCTCGTCGGCATGGGCCGGGCGATGCTGGAGGCCGGCGCGGCGTCGGGCATCGACCCCGCCGTCACCCGGGAGAACTGGCGGGTCGTGCGCGAGGTCTACGTCACCGACGACAAGAACCAGGCGATGCGCGACATCCGCGAGGGCGTCAAGCGGTCCTACGACTACCTGTTCGGCCTCGGCCTCGGTGCGCTGATGAAGAAGGGCGAGGGGATGGAGGACCCCGACCTCACCTTCGAGTGGATGGTCGACAACATCCCGTGGATCATCGGCAGCCCGGACGACTGCATCCGCCAGGTCAAGGAGCTGGAGGAGGCCACCGGCGGCTTCGGCACGCTGCTGATCAACTGCCGCGACTGGGTCACCACCGACAAGTGGAACCGCTCGCTGGAGCTGTTCGCGCGCTACGTCACGCCGCAGTTCACCGCGCGCGAGCGCATGGCCCGGCGCCAGCACATGGCGAACGTCGCGCTCGGGATCGCCTGA
- a CDS encoding Zn-ribbon domain-containing OB-fold protein yields MTPPPLADPRPLVQTGPDGRHRVLGRRCPTCGEVAAFAWPRCPACRGEVEPAAFGPEGTVWSATVVRIPVPGRTPPYALAYVDLDDGPRVLAHLAHDAAPPIGARVRLAAPSDDGDVRVEVLA; encoded by the coding sequence GTGACGCCACCACCCCTCGCCGACCCGCGCCCACTGGTGCAGACGGGCCCCGACGGGCGCCACCGCGTACTCGGACGGCGCTGCCCGACCTGCGGCGAGGTCGCGGCGTTCGCCTGGCCGCGGTGCCCGGCCTGCCGCGGCGAGGTGGAGCCCGCCGCGTTCGGGCCGGAGGGCACCGTGTGGAGCGCGACCGTCGTCCGGATCCCGGTGCCCGGCCGGACGCCGCCGTACGCCCTCGCCTACGTCGACCTCGACGACGGCCCCCGGGTCCTCGCCCACCTCGCGCACGACGCCGCCCCGCCGATCGGCGCCCGGGTCCGGCTCGCCGCACCGTCGGACGACGGCGACGTCCGGGTGGAGGTGCTCGCGTGA